The following is a genomic window from Polaribacter atrinae.
GAGTCAGAATCAGCAGATTTCTTAGGATACAGTACAAAAGCAGGTGCTAACTTTAATATTGATGACGCACAAAATGTATTTGGTAATATTGGATATTTCTCAAGAGCTCCAATTTTTGACAATATATTTGATAGTGATTATTCTGTAGATTTATATGACGGAGCATTAAACGAAAAAGTATTTAGTGTAGAATTAGGATATGGTTTTAAATCACAAATGTTTTCTGCAAACGTTAACTTATATAACACTTCTTGGTTAGATAGATTTATGACTTTTAGTCTTCCTGGAGCAAGTGGAGAAGTAATTACATCTAATGTAACTGGCTTAGACGCTTTACACCAAGGTTTAGAAATAGATTTCTTATTTAAGCCAATCGAAAAATTAGCTATTACAGGTATGGCTTCTTTAGGAAACTGGAGATGGAAAGATAATGCATCTGCAACTACGTTTGATGAAGCTACTGGAGACATTATATCTAGTGGAACAGTTTATGCAAAAGATTTAAAAGTATCTAATGCTGCACAAACAACTTTTGCTTTAGGTCTTAAATATGATTTATTAGATAAAACAAGTGTTTCTTTAGATTATAATTACGCTGGAGACAATTATGCTACTATGAATGTTACATCTAGAACAGATGAGGCTGATAGCGGAATTGACACTTGGAAAATGCCTAACTTTCATTTATTTGATTTAGGACTTAGACATGGTTTCGAAATAGCTGGTTTATCTTCTACGTTAAATGCAAATGTGAATAACCTTTTTAATGTAGAATACATTTCAAATGCAAACAACGGTTCAAACTCAAACTATGATACTGCACAAGTTTATTATGGAGCAGGAAGAACGTTTAGTTTAGGATTAAAAGTTAAATTTTAGAAAAACATAAAGAATGAAAAAAATACTTTTATTATTAACAGTTTTTTCAATGGTTTTCACTTCTTGTGATCCATTAGAAGATATATATGAAGAAGTTGATGCTAATGCATCTGGTATTGTTGGAGATGTAGTATTTACACTTACTGATGAAGATTATGAAACTTTAGACTTGTCTTATGGTAGTTTTAACTCAGAAGATGAAGCAAAAGAAGCTTTACCTGGTTTTTTATCTGGTAAATACCCAGTTTGGGGAAAAGGTTCTGCTGCATTAGTTTCATATGATTTATATGTAGGAAACGCTTTTTCTGTAGATAACTATACTTTAAGCTTAGAAGATTATGCAACTAGCGGAAGTACTTTATTAGGTTTCGAATCTACTGCAACACCAGCAGATTATTTAGTAGATATTATTACTAGTCAATATGCTACAGCTGATGAAGGAGATTATGTATCTGCTTATTATGATCAATATACTGGAGGTGCATTTACTGTAACTCCAACAGTTTCTTTAGATGAAAATTTAGATTACGGTACAACTGCTGGAGATTTAACCACTGTTTCTGGTGGTGCTTGGGCTAGTCATAATGGAACTCCTAATCAATTATTATACTCAACTGATGGTTTGACAATGGATGATTATCCTTCCTCTAGTATTGGAGGCGCCTTAGCAATATCTTCTTCTGGTTCAGAAGATATTAATACAGCTATTTCTTCAGAATTAACTTCAAATAAAATATATTCTAGTGCTTTAATAAAATTAAGTGAAGTTGGTAATGGTACTTATTTTTTCCATTTAATGGAAGATGCCGGAACTTTTGTTTTTTCTGCAAGAACTGGTGCAAAAAGCGATGGTAATGGAAAAGTATTATTTGGTATTGGGGCAAGTTCAAGTTCATTAACTTACGGAACAACAGCTTACGAATTAGATACTACTTATCTTTTAGTAACTTCTTATGAAGTAGAAACAGGTATTGCAAATTTATATGTATTAACGTCTGTTACAGATACAGAGCCAACTACTCCAGAAGCAACAAATACAGGTAATGCAGGTAATACTGCTAAAAACATAGCTATCCGTCAGGGTGGTGGTGGACCATCTGCAGTAATTGATGGGATCCGTGTTGCTAACACTTGGTCTTCTATTATGAGTAATGAAACTTTAGAAGATGAAACTGTAGGTAATAAAGAAACGTATAATGCAATTTATACTTATACTGGTGGTGCTTGGGCATTGCCATCTGATAATGGTTTTTACTCAGTAACAGATGCTGATTTTGCTTCAATGTCAATTGAGAATTTTGGAAGTTCAACTTCTGCAGATGATTATTTACCAGCATTTTTAAATATTAAATTTCCTTATGCAAAAAATGGAGATGTTTTAAATGTATTGTATAAATATGTTTCTAGTTCAAGTGGAGCTCAAACTCGTGGTGATGCTTATACAAAAACAGATGGTGTTTGGATGGCACATGAGTCTACAACAGTTGCTTCTTTACAGTTAGCACATGACGGTGCTAATTGGGTACCAGACAATACTATTAAATATGAATTAGTTGATGCAGATTATACATTAATTAAAGATACGTATGGAGCAAATCCAGATTTTGCAGCTGCTGTTGCAAACTTAGATACTTATGGTAACATCAGTACTTTTAACTGGACTGATGAGCAAATTGACACTGTAATTAATACAGTAATTAATGCGCACTTCTCAGGTATGGAAGAAGGACAAAAATTTGCAATTACAGTTTTTGTTTATAACGGTTCTGCTCAAAATGTAGTTTACAGATATGTTTTAAATGGAGGTACATACGTAAGAGATTAAATTTTTCTTACATAAATTCTAAAAACCACCTCAATTGAGGTGGTTTTTTTATTATTAAAATTAGTAACTTTACAGCTTTAAAAATCTTTATATAATGAAAGACATACATTCTTATTGGGCATACCTTGTTTTAGCAATTTTAATTTTTACAGTTGTAAATGCAATCATCGGATTAAAACAAAAAAAAGAGTTTACAGATAAAGATCTAAGATTAGGTTTGTTTACCCTTATTGTATCTCATATACAGTTACTAATTGGTTTAGGATGGTATTTTATGTCGCCTTGGTATAAAACCTTAAAAGCTAACGGAAGTGAAGTTATGGGAGACAAAGCAGTAAGGCTTTTAGCAGTAGAACACCCATTAATGATGGTTATTGCTATTGTTTTCATTACAATAGGTTGGTCTAAACATAAAAAGAAAACAGAAGACGTTGCAAAGTTTAAAACGTTTGCAATCTTTTACGGTATTGCTTTATTATTGATTCTTTCTAGAATCCCTTGGAGTAACTGGTTATAGTAACGATTATTCTTATGTAAATAAGAATCTATATTAGATTTAAATGAAAATTTTAAGCTACATAATATCACCAATTTTCATATTGGTGTTTTTTTTAAGTCTACTCATATTTCATCCATTGCAATGGTTGGGGTTAAAGTTGTTTGGATATAAAGGACATCAGTTGGTAGTAGACTATATGAACTGGTTTTTATCTAAGACACTTTTAATTTTAGGAGTCGTTGTAAGGGTAGAGAATAAGCATAAGTTACCAGAAGACTGTTCGCTAGTTTTTGTTTCTAATCATCAAAGTATGTTTGATATTTCGCCAATTAGTTGGGCGTTTAGAAAACACCATCCAAAATTTGTATCTAAAAAAGAGTTAGGTAAAGGCATACCAAGTATTTCATTTAACCTAAGACATGGCGGTGCAGCATTAATAGATAGAAAAGATCCAAAACAAGCAATTTCTGCTTTAATAGCCTTTTCTAAACGGATAAAAGAAAATAAATGGGGAGCTGTTATTTTTCCGGAAGGAACAAGAAGTAGAGACGGTAAACCAAAACAATTTGCAATAAACGGTCTAAAAGTAATCACTAAAGTCAATAAAGAGGGCTATATTGTGCCGATTACCATAAATAATTCGTGGAAAATTTTTAAATACGGAAAATTTCCATTAGGTTTAGGTAATCCAATTATATTTACTGTTCATCAACCTGTAAAAATAAATTCTTTACCTTTTGATGAATTATTAGAAAAAACAGAATCAGTTATTAAAGAACACATAAAATAAAGATATGTCTATACATAACGTAAGAAAAGAAGTGATGCTAACTTTAGAAAAAAGTATGGATCGTTTCATGGAAAAATATTTAATCCCTGCAGAAAAAATCTGGCAGCCAACAGATTTTTTACCTAATTCTCAAAAAGATTCTTTTATTACTGAAGTAGAGGAAATTAGAGAATTATCTAAAGAATTGCATGACGATTTTTGGGTTGTTCTAGTAGGAGATACTATTACAGAAGAAGCATTACCAACATACGAATCTTGGTTATTAGATTTAGACGGAGTTTCTCAAGACCCAGATAATAGTTGGGCAAAATGGGTAAGAACCTGGACAGCAGAAGAAAACAGACATGGAGATGTTTTAAACAAATACTTGTATTTATCTGGACGTGTAAATATGCGTGAAGTAGAAATTTCTACACAACATTTAATTGCAGATGGTTTTGATATTGGTACTTCTACAGATCCATATAAAAACTTTGTGTACACAAGTTTCCAAGAATTAGCAACCTACGTTTCTCATAACAATGTAGCTAAAATTGCACGTAAAAAAGGACACAAAGCTTTGGCTAAAATGTCTAAAATTATTGCAGGAGATGAAATGCGTCATCATAAAGCATATACAGAATTTGTAAAAGAAATCTTTAAAATAGACCCGAGTGAAATGATGTTGGCTTTTCATCACATGATGAAATATAAAATTGTAATGCCAGCAATGCATTTAAGACAGTCTTTTGAAACAAAAGGTAGTTTATTTGATGATTTTTCTATCGTTGCGCAAAGAGTAGGTGTTTATACAGGCTTCGATTATGTAGATATCTTAAGAAAGTTAAATGAAGCTTGGGAAATTGATAAAATTACAAATCTTACGCCAGAAGCAGAAAAAGCAAGAGATTATTTAATGAAATTACCAGACAGAATGCAGCGAATTACAGAAAGAATTGTAGTTCCACAAACAGATTTTAAATTTAAATGGATGTTGAATCCTAGTTAGTATTAGAAGCGATTTCTTGTTATCATTACGTAGTTTTTTGAAAAAAAGAGTAGCGTTAATTAGAGTTGAACTTTTTTTATGCATAATTCATAAAAAGACCTTTCTGTTTACATGCAGAAAGGTCTTTTTTTTGTTGATAAAATTCACCTGTTTTTAAGTTGTTAGTATTGTTATGAATCAATACTAAAAGTATCCATATCATTTAAAAAACCCATTTTTTTTCGAATACGATCTTGATCTGTTTTAAGTAAAGTTGCAGTTATATTTCCAATTTCATTGTTTTGTAAGAAAGAAAGTTCTTCACCTAAAAAATCAACTACTAAAGAATTTCCAGAATACACATAACTGTTAGCATCTTTACCAGTTCTGTTTACACCAATAACATAACTCATATTTTCTATTGCACGCGCTTTTAAAAGTGTATCCCAAGCTTTAATTCGAGTAACAGGCCAATTTGCCATAAAAATTAAAAGATCATAATTTTCTGCATTTCTAGCCCAAATAGGAAAACGTAAATCATAACAAATTAACGGACAAATTTTCCATCCTTTATAATTTACAATTAGTTTTTCTGTTCCAGAAGTATATATTTTATCTTCTCCTGCTAAGGTAAAAGAATGTCGTTTGTTATAGGTTTCAATTTTTGCAGAAGGATGTACAAAAACCAGACGATTGTAATATTTTTTGTCACCTTGAGCGCAGTCGAAAGGTCTTTCGTATATCACTAAGCTACCACAAATGGCTATATCGTTTTCTACCGCCATTTTTTGCATCCAAGAAACAGTGTTTCCATCCATGTTTTCTGCAACTTTTTCGGGGTGCATCGTAAAACCAGAAGTAAACATTTCTGGTAATACCACAAGATCTACATTCTTAGAAAGTGCATTTATTTTTTCTTCAAAAAAAGCAAGGTTTTTGTCTGGGGTTTCCCAAACTAAATCAGCCTGAATACCAACAATGTTTAATTCGTTTTTCATCAAAAAATAATTTAATGATTAAAGATGTATAAAAGTAAGTTTTTGTAATTTAGAAATCCAAAAAAATGCTATGCAATCTTTTATTTCTACTACAATAGAGACTATTTTAAAAACAACAGAATCTTTTGAAGATGTGATCTTTGTACTTCCGTCTCAAAGAGCAAAAGTCTTTGTGAAACAAACCTTTAAAGATAAAATTACTGTTGGTTTTCTGCCAGAAATTATAAATGTAGAGCAGTTTATCAACAAAATTTCAGGAATAGAGAAAGCAGATAGCATTCAATTATTATTTCATTTTTACACTATTTACAAAGGTATAGAGAAAGAACCCGTAACTTTTGATGTCTTTGCATCTTGGGCTTTTACGGTTATTCAAGACTTTAATGAGATAGATCAACACTTAATAGAAACAAAGGATATCTTTCATTATTTAAGAGATATTCAGCGTTTAAAAAAGTGGTCTGTAGAAGGAGAGTTTCAAGAAACAGAATTGATGAAAGATCATTATTTGTTTCTAGAAAAGTTAAACACGTATTACAACGCTTTTTATCAATTCTTAAAAGAAAACAACATAGGATATCAAGGTTTAATTTATAGAGAATCTTGTGAAAAAATAGACTCATTTTTAGAAAAAAATACTCATAAAAAATTCTTTTTTATCGGTTTTAACGCCTTAAACGCAGCTGAAGAATTATTGTTTCAAAAAGTTTTAGAAAGTGGTAATTCAGAAATTTATTGGGATATTGATGAAGTCTTTTTTAAATCGAATCATCAAGCAGGTAAATTTATTAGAAGGTATAAAAAGGAATGGAGATATTATGAGAAAAATGACATCAAAACTTTAGGAGATACGTTTTCTGCACCTAAAAATATTGAAGTTATTGGAGCTTCTAAAAACACCACTCAAATTAAATATGCAGGTGAAATTTTAGAAAAAATCACAGATTTTAAAAATACTGCATTGGTTTTAGCTGATGAAACCTTATTGCCAATTACGTTAAATTCTTTGCCTAAAAACATCAATGCAATTAATATTACCATGGGATATCCGTTAAAAGATGTGCCTACAACGAATTTGCTATTTTCTATATTTCAACTGTTTGTTTCTCAAGATAAATTGCAGAAAACAATCGTAAATGAGTTCTATTATAAAGATGTAATTCGGTTTTTAAAGCATCAATCTATTTACAGATTAATTCCAGAAATAGATGCGTTTTCAGACAATATAGCAAAGCATAACCAGACATTTATCAATCAAAATGATATTCATAAATTATTAGAAAATTCAGAAGAAGCTTTAAAACAAGTATTGGTTTCAATATTTAGTTCTTATGCTTCTGTAGATGAATTTATAGACAGAATTTTAAACCTAATAGATTATTTAAAAGAAGATATTAGCGATTTAGAAAAAGAATATTTATTTAGATTTTATACCACATTTACGCAGTTAAAAACCTTACAAAATGAGTTTAAATACTTCCCAGATTTAAAAACATTAGCACTCTTTTTTAGACAATTAATTTCTTCAGAAAGTTTATCATTTCAAGGAGAACCATTAAGAGGTTTACAGTTAATGGGAATGTTAGAAACACGTGTTTTAGATTTTGAAAACATTATTTTAGTTTCTACAGACGAAGGCGTTTTACCCGCTAGTAGTCAACAAAATTCTTTTATTCCTTTTGATGTTAAGGTAGAATTTGGTTTGCCAACTTATAGAGAAAAAGATGCTATTTTTTCGTATCACTTTTTTAGATTAATGCAAAGAGCAAAAAATGTTTTTATTATTTATAATACAGAACACGATGTTTTAGGTAGTGGAGAAAAAAGTAGGTTTGTTACGCAATTAGAAATGATGCGAACAGATGTTATTCAAAAAACCGTTGCTCCAAAAGTAGTGAACCAAAAAATTGCACTGAAAGAAATTAAAAAGGACGAAACCGTTTTAGAAAAGCTACAAGAATTGGCTGTAAAAGGAATTTCTCCTTCGGCTTTAACCAATTATTTATACAATCCAATTTCGTTTTACAAACAAAAAATCATCAAATTAAAAGAGTTTGAAGATGTAGAAGAAACTGTTGCTTATAATACCTTAGGAACAGTTGTTCACGAGACGTTAGATGAATTGTATACACCATATGTAGAGCAGTTTTTACAAGTTGAAGATATTGATCTGATGCAAAAAAAATCGAAAGATTTAGTAGTAAAACATTTTAAAGAAGCATTTAAAAACGGAGATATTTCTACAGGTAGAAATCGTTTAATTTTTGAAGTAGCCAACCGATTTGTCAATAATTTCTTAGCACAAGAAAAAGAGTTGTTAAAAGATAAAAACAATCAATTAAAGATTCTTGCAACGGAAGAAAATTTATCCGCAGAGATAGAAATTGAAGGCATTGATTTTCCTATAAAAATTCATGGTCAAGTAGATCGAGTAGACGAGTTAAACGGTGTTTTACGTATTATAGATTATAAAACGGGCATGGTTAGTAGTGGTGATTTACGAGTCGTAGAATTCGACAAATTAAGAGAAAAAGAGCAGCATAAAGCCATTCAGGTATTGTTATATGCTTATCTGTACACCAAAAGCAAAAAATACAATTTTAACAAACCTTTAGAAGGCGGTATTTATTCTTTTAAGAATTTAAATAGTGGTTTTTTATCAATTAACTTTTCATCGAACTATAGAAAACCAGATGTAGAAATCACCGAAGATAAATTAGAAGAATTTATTGTTGAGATAAAAACATATATTAAAGAGATGTATACCTTAGATATAGATTTTATTGAACCCGCAGATTTAAAATATTAAAAGAATTCTTTGGGCGTTACCACAAGGGTCAGGCTTTCCGTTACAAGTCCTCGTTCGTACCTCACTGTGGGCTTTTCACTGCAATCCTTAACGCAAATGTAATTACCTTTGCAAAAAATAATTTTTTGAGCACAAATATTACTTTAAAGAAGATTAATAAGTTAGCAATTCCTGCTTTAATTGCAGGTATTGCAGAACCACTGTTATCTATTACAGACACGGCAATTATTGGAAATATATCTGAAAATGCAACAGAAAGTTTAGCCGCTGTTGGTATTGTAGGCGCATTTATTTCTATGTTAATTTGGGTTTTCGGACAAATTAGAAGCGCCATTTCTTCTATTGTTTCGCAATATGTAGGCGCTAACAAATTAGACGAAGTAAAAGGGCTACCAGCACAAGCAATTGCTATTGTAGTTCTTGGTAGTTTAATAATATTGGCAATTTCGTATCCGTTTGCAAAACAAATTTTTCAATTTTATAATGCATCCGGAACCGTTTTAGAATATTGTGTTACTTACTTTAAAATACGAATTTTCGGATTTCCATTTTCGCTTTTTGTATTTGCCGTTTTTGGAATTTTTAGAGGTTTACAAAACACTTATTATCCTATGATCATTGCAATTATAGGTGCTTTGTTAAATGTTTTTTTAGATATTATACTCGTATATGGAATTGAGGGTTACATACCAGCCATGAATATAGAAGGAGCTGCGTATGCAAGTGTTATTGCACAAATTACCATGGCAATTATCGCATTGGTTATGTTGATAAAAAAAACACCTATTTCTTTAAAAATAGGGTTGCCCTTTCATAATGAAGTTCCTCGATTGTTAGGAATGATAGGAAACCTTTTTATAAGAACAATTGCTTTAAACACCGCTTTATATTTTGCAACTTCCTATGCAACAGATTACGGTAAAGAATATATTGCAGCCTATACAATTGGTATTAATATTTGGTTACTTGGTGCATTTATGGTAGATGGCTATTCTAGTGCAGGAAATATATTGTCAGGAAAATTTTTAGGAGCAAAAGATTATAGTTCTTTGGTAACACTAAGTAATAAGCTTTTAAAATATGGTTTGGCAACGGGAGTAGTGATTGGTTTGATTGGTTTTGTTTTTTATAATTTTATTGGTCAAATTTTCACAAAAGACCCAGCTGTTTTAGAACAGTTTTATCATGTTTTTTGGATTGTTTTAGTAACGCAACCTATTAGTGCTATTACTTTTATTTTTGATGGAATGTTTAAAGGAATGGGAGAAATGAAATATCTTAGAAATCTTTTAATTCTTTCTACAGGATTGGTTTTTATACCTACATTATTAGTTTTTGATTATTTCGATTTAAAACTAGTTGCAATTTGGATTGCATTCACTCTTTGGATGGTTGCGAGAGGATTGCCATTAATTATTAGGTTTAGAAATAAGTTTATACCGTTGGCAGAACATAATTAGTTTGTGTTGTCATTTCTAGGAACGAAGCAATCTTTTAAATTAGCATTCTAAATAAACAGATTACTTCGTTCTATCGTCCTCGTAATGACAGTATGTTTGTCATTGCTAGGAACGAAGCAATCTCTTAAAATTGTAGTTGCAAATAATAAGATTACTTCAATCGTTCCTCATTCGTAATGACTGCTTGCTTTTAAGAATTAAACCTTATTTTTACTAAAAATTCATTTACATGAGCACTACAAGACAAAACGGAAGTTTATATACCAACATTCAAAATAAGATTGCAACGATAGAGTTTGGACATCCTGCAAGTAATTCTTTTCCTAGTGAATTGTTAGACAGATTAACCAAAGAGTTGATTTCTGTAGGGAAAAATGAAGAAGTTTCTATTATTATTTTAAAGTCTGAAGGAGAAAAAGCATTTTGTGCGGGTGCTTCTTTTGATGAGTTAGTGGCTATTTCTAGCTTAGAAGATGGAAAACAGTTTTTCTCAGGTTTTGCAAACGTACTAAATGCCATGAGAACTTGTGGTAAATTAATTATTGGTCGTGTTCAAGGAAAAACAGTTGGTGGTGGAGTAGGTTTGGCCGCAGCGTGCGATTATGTTTTGGCAACCGAAAGTGCAGCTATAAAATTATCTGAATTTACCATAGGAATAGGGCCTTTTGTAATTGAGCCTGCAGTAACTCGTAAAATAGGCGTTTCTGGAACAGCGGAATTAACGTTAGATGCAACTAGTTGGAAAAACGCATATTGGGCAAAAGAAAATGGGTTGTATGCTAAGGTTTTTGAATCTCAAAGTGAATTAGATAAAGAGGTGGAATTATTGTCAGAAAAACTGGCTTCTTACAATCCTGTAGCTTTATTAGAAATGAAAAAAGCATTGTGGCAAGGAACTGAAAATTGGACTGATTTACTAGCCGAAAGAGCTGCTGTTTCTGGTGAGTTAGTTTTATCAGAATTTACAAAACAAGCATTGTCAAAATTTAAAAAATAAGAGTGTGAAAATCATTTCAACAAATATTGGGGAACGACAAGAAATAGATTACAAAGGAACTTTAGTTACTACGGGTATTTTTAAGTATAGCGTTGCGCATCCTATTTTTTTAAATGTAGAAGATGTAAAAGGAGATGCTATTTGCGATAGAGAGAATCATGGAGGTGTTTTACAAGCAGTTTATGGTTATTCTTTAAAGCATTATGAATATTGGAAAACGGTGTACCCAAAGGTAGATTTTGAAATGGGTATTTTTGGAGAAAATTTAACCATTGATGATATTGATGAAACTAAAATTCATCAAGGTGATACTTTTAAAGTAGGTGACACCATTTTAGAAGCAACAGTACAGAGAGATCCTTGTTATAAATTAGGTGTTCGTTTTAATAATATGAGCATTGTAAAAAAGTTTTGGAAAACTACTTTTTGTGGTGTTTATTTTAAAGTTTTACAAACAGGTTCTGTAAAGGCTGGTGACGAGTTTATTCAAATAAAAAGTTGCCCGGAAAACCCAACAATTGCAGACTTATTTGTTGCAAAAAGAATTCTAAACGGAATTAAATAATAGTTAGCAAACAAGTTTAGCCCAGATTGAGCGGTTTGTTTGAGCTCTTTTTTATCATTTTTTATGGTAAAAAAAGCGAGTAGCGAAAGCTGGAAATAGCTACGAAACCGTTTCTTCTTTTTTATGTAAAAAACGAGTCAGTTTCATGGATAAATCTAATAAAATAATCTTCGGATTTCCGTTTCTTTCTATATGATACATCGCATCATTTAACTCTTTTTCTATGTCTAAAATATTTCCAGAATGTACAAAAGGAGCGAATTTAGAGAGATTGAACCCGGTTTTAGATTCCATAAAAACCAAGTTTTCCGATTTATAATTCAACAACATTGCTTGTCTAAAAAACTGTAAACAATAGTCTAAAAAACGCTTTTGAGTTTCACGTCCGGTTTTAGCAATAGTGTCAGACCATTCAATCAATTGTTGCACAACGGAAGCATTTCCTTTGGCTTTAAAAGCAGTTCTAATCCAAGCAATAAACCATTCTTCAAAAACAAGATCACTAGAATCGTTTTGTAATAATTGCAATGCTTTATTGAAATTTCCCTCTGCTTGATGCGCAATTTTAGTCGCATTATTTTCAGAAACCTGATGATTTACAACAAGTGCTTTAGAAATATCTTGCTCGCTCAATGCAGGGAAATGTAAAGCCTGACAACGAGATTTTATGGTGTTTATAATCTGACCTTCATTTTCTGTAATTAAAATAAAAACCGTTTTTTCTGGTGGTTCTTCAATTAACTTTAGCAATTTATTAGCTGCAGCAATGTTCATTTTTTCTGCCATCCAAATAATCATCACCTTAAAACCACCCTCGTAACTTTT
Proteins encoded in this region:
- a CDS encoding lysophospholipid acyltransferase family protein, translating into MKILSYIISPIFILVFFLSLLIFHPLQWLGLKLFGYKGHQLVVDYMNWFLSKTLLILGVVVRVENKHKLPEDCSLVFVSNHQSMFDISPISWAFRKHHPKFVSKKELGKGIPSISFNLRHGGAALIDRKDPKQAISALIAFSKRIKENKWGAVIFPEGTRSRDGKPKQFAINGLKVITKVNKEGYIVPITINNSWKIFKYGKFPLGLGNPIIFTVHQPVKINSLPFDELLEKTESVIKEHIK
- a CDS encoding acyl-ACP desaturase, which produces MSIHNVRKEVMLTLEKSMDRFMEKYLIPAEKIWQPTDFLPNSQKDSFITEVEEIRELSKELHDDFWVVLVGDTITEEALPTYESWLLDLDGVSQDPDNSWAKWVRTWTAEENRHGDVLNKYLYLSGRVNMREVEISTQHLIADGFDIGTSTDPYKNFVYTSFQELATYVSHNNVAKIARKKGHKALAKMSKIIAGDEMRHHKAYTEFVKEIFKIDPSEMMLAFHHMMKYKIVMPAMHLRQSFETKGSLFDDFSIVAQRVGVYTGFDYVDILRKLNEAWEIDKITNLTPEAEKARDYLMKLPDRMQRITERIVVPQTDFKFKWMLNPS
- a CDS encoding nitrilase family protein, producing the protein MKNELNIVGIQADLVWETPDKNLAFFEEKINALSKNVDLVVLPEMFTSGFTMHPEKVAENMDGNTVSWMQKMAVENDIAICGSLVIYERPFDCAQGDKKYYNRLVFVHPSAKIETYNKRHSFTLAGEDKIYTSGTEKLIVNYKGWKICPLICYDLRFPIWARNAENYDLLIFMANWPVTRIKAWDTLLKARAIENMSYVIGVNRTGKDANSYVYSGNSLVVDFLGEELSFLQNNEIGNITATLLKTDQDRIRKKMGFLNDMDTFSIDS
- a CDS encoding PD-(D/E)XK nuclease family protein, whose product is MQSFISTTIETILKTTESFEDVIFVLPSQRAKVFVKQTFKDKITVGFLPEIINVEQFINKISGIEKADSIQLLFHFYTIYKGIEKEPVTFDVFASWAFTVIQDFNEIDQHLIETKDIFHYLRDIQRLKKWSVEGEFQETELMKDHYLFLEKLNTYYNAFYQFLKENNIGYQGLIYRESCEKIDSFLEKNTHKKFFFIGFNALNAAEELLFQKVLESGNSEIYWDIDEVFFKSNHQAGKFIRRYKKEWRYYEKNDIKTLGDTFSAPKNIEVIGASKNTTQIKYAGEILEKITDFKNTALVLADETLLPITLNSLPKNINAINITMGYPLKDVPTTNLLFSIFQLFVSQDKLQKTIVNEFYYKDVIRFLKHQSIYRLIPEIDAFSDNIAKHNQTFINQNDIHKLLENSEEALKQVLVSIFSSYASVDEFIDRILNLIDYLKEDISDLEKEYLFRFYTTFTQLKTLQNEFKYFPDLKTLALFFRQLISSESLSFQGEPLRGLQLMGMLETRVLDFENIILVSTDEGVLPASSQQNSFIPFDVKVEFGLPTYREKDAIFSYHFFRLMQRAKNVFIIYNTEHDVLGSGEKSRFVTQLEMMRTDVIQKTVAPKVVNQKIALKEIKKDETVLEKLQELAVKGISPSALTNYLYNPISFYKQKIIKLKEFEDVEETVAYNTLGTVVHETLDELYTPYVEQFLQVEDIDLMQKKSKDLVVKHFKEAFKNGDISTGRNRLIFEVANRFVNNFLAQEKELLKDKNNQLKILATEENLSAEIEIEGIDFPIKIHGQVDRVDELNGVLRIIDYKTGMVSSGDLRVVEFDKLREKEQHKAIQVLLYAYLYTKSKKYNFNKPLEGGIYSFKNLNSGFLSINFSSNYRKPDVEITEDKLEEFIVEIKTYIKEMYTLDIDFIEPADLKY
- a CDS encoding MATE family efflux transporter; the protein is MSTNITLKKINKLAIPALIAGIAEPLLSITDTAIIGNISENATESLAAVGIVGAFISMLIWVFGQIRSAISSIVSQYVGANKLDEVKGLPAQAIAIVVLGSLIILAISYPFAKQIFQFYNASGTVLEYCVTYFKIRIFGFPFSLFVFAVFGIFRGLQNTYYPMIIAIIGALLNVFLDIILVYGIEGYIPAMNIEGAAYASVIAQITMAIIALVMLIKKTPISLKIGLPFHNEVPRLLGMIGNLFIRTIALNTALYFATSYATDYGKEYIAAYTIGINIWLLGAFMVDGYSSAGNILSGKFLGAKDYSSLVTLSNKLLKYGLATGVVIGLIGFVFYNFIGQIFTKDPAVLEQFYHVFWIVLVTQPISAITFIFDGMFKGMGEMKYLRNLLILSTGLVFIPTLLVFDYFDLKLVAIWIAFTLWMVARGLPLIIRFRNKFIPLAEHN
- a CDS encoding enoyl-CoA hydratase/isomerase family protein — translated: MSTTRQNGSLYTNIQNKIATIEFGHPASNSFPSELLDRLTKELISVGKNEEVSIIILKSEGEKAFCAGASFDELVAISSLEDGKQFFSGFANVLNAMRTCGKLIIGRVQGKTVGGGVGLAAACDYVLATESAAIKLSEFTIGIGPFVIEPAVTRKIGVSGTAELTLDATSWKNAYWAKENGLYAKVFESQSELDKEVELLSEKLASYNPVALLEMKKALWQGTENWTDLLAERAAVSGELVLSEFTKQALSKFKK
- a CDS encoding MOSC domain-containing protein — translated: MKIISTNIGERQEIDYKGTLVTTGIFKYSVAHPIFLNVEDVKGDAICDRENHGGVLQAVYGYSLKHYEYWKTVYPKVDFEMGIFGENLTIDDIDETKIHQGDTFKVGDTILEATVQRDPCYKLGVRFNNMSIVKKFWKTTFCGVYFKVLQTGSVKAGDEFIQIKSCPENPTIADLFVAKRILNGIK
- a CDS encoding ATP-binding protein is translated as MLFNQIIGQEHIKKHLKVSAENGRIPHAQLFVGKEGSGTLPMAIAYAQFLLCNFSDNADVCNLKCDKLQHPDLHFTYPVTSNDNVKKHPVSSLFLEDWRSFIATQAYGSLFNWLQHIGVENKQGIIGVDEAEEVVKKLRLKSYEGGFKVMIIWMAEKMNIAAANKLLKLIEEPPEKTVFILITENEGQIINTIKSRCQALHFPALSEQDISKALVVNHQVSENNATKIAHQAEGNFNKALQLLQNDSSDLVFEEWFIAWIRTAFKAKGNASVVQQLIEWSDTIAKTGRETQKRFLDYCLQFFRQAMLLNYKSENLVFMESKTGFNLSKFAPFVHSGNILDIEKELNDAMYHIERNGNPKIILLDLSMKLTRFLHKKEETVS